The Armatimonadota bacterium genome window below encodes:
- a CDS encoding BadF/BadG/BcrA/BcrD ATPase family protein, translated as MSVYVGLDCGGSSSRVLAMDDDGNILFQGQSGAANLVSTPEGRLRRNLTNAAKGCPKPDFVCGCFAGLISPQTRERGIGILEDTFGVPATFRAEPDYTAALYASPEADICVISGTGSLVCSRNNGKIVKSGGRGYILGDEGSGFSFGRDALMHYLVNPEQSTKYLRDQIEDVFGSLDESVLVTGVYKAPSPATILARLVKAVGHDAADGQEYATISVQKHMGDLARLVASHARQHHAEAKSLSISLAGGVWKASAQFKEAFLLHLGNELPNVEWEMHRLLRPPLYGAVELAKELNHGN; from the coding sequence ATGAGCGTTTACGTCGGCCTCGATTGCGGAGGTTCTTCGAGCCGCGTCTTGGCGATGGACGACGACGGAAACATCCTTTTCCAGGGTCAGAGCGGAGCCGCAAACCTCGTATCAACTCCCGAAGGTCGGCTACGCCGGAACCTCACAAACGCTGCGAAAGGGTGCCCGAAACCCGACTTTGTGTGCGGCTGTTTTGCCGGTTTGATCAGCCCACAGACTCGCGAGCGCGGAATTGGGATTCTCGAGGACACGTTTGGAGTTCCGGCAACGTTTCGCGCTGAACCCGATTACACTGCCGCTCTTTACGCCTCACCGGAAGCTGATATCTGTGTGATCTCCGGTACGGGTTCGCTGGTGTGCTCCCGTAATAACGGCAAGATTGTGAAGAGTGGAGGACGAGGATACATTCTTGGAGACGAAGGGTCTGGCTTCTCGTTCGGACGCGACGCGTTGATGCACTATCTTGTGAATCCCGAGCAGTCTACGAAGTATTTGCGGGATCAAATAGAAGACGTCTTCGGTTCGCTTGATGAGTCGGTCTTGGTCACCGGTGTTTACAAAGCGCCTTCTCCGGCGACGATTCTCGCTCGACTTGTTAAAGCCGTTGGGCACGACGCGGCAGACGGCCAGGAGTACGCGACAATAAGTGTGCAGAAGCACATGGGTGACCTAGCACGACTCGTGGCGAGCCATGCCAGACAACACCACGCGGAAGCGAAATCGCTTTCGATCTCACTCGCGGGTGGAGTGTGGAAAGCCTCGGCACAATTTAAGGAAGCATTTTTGCTTCACCTTGGCAACGAACTCCCGAATGTGGAGTGGGAAATGCATAGACTTCTTCGTCCTCCGCTCTACGGCGCTGTAGAGCTAGCAAAAGAACTAAATCATGGGAACTGA
- a CDS encoding DUF433 domain-containing protein, with amino-acid sequence MQTFDRIAMIPNVVQGQPCVKGTRITVRRVLDMCATYPDRKELFHDFPELTEEDVRQCLAFAAQNLATEIIDLPVAS; translated from the coding sequence ATGCAAACATTTGACCGAATCGCGATGATCCCAAATGTGGTCCAGGGTCAGCCTTGTGTGAAAGGGACTCGCATTACGGTGCGCAGGGTGTTGGATATGTGCGCTACTTATCCAGATCGAAAAGAGCTCTTTCACGACTTTCCTGAACTCACCGAAGAGGATGTTCGGCAATGCCTTGCATTCGCGGCCCAGAACCTTGCAACTGAGATTATCGATCTTCCGGTCGCCTCGTGA
- a CDS encoding D-alanyl-D-alanine carboxypeptidase, producing the protein MITGTLAASIILAQKGWGAALDDSKLKGAIVGAVVMDTSGKVLFERNGTTRLMPASNEKLVTCAFALNTFGPEKKFTTRFMVGPMVAAISAEGDPTLTPERLAPIREMFVKNNVYTVELWEAYHLSPPDSWQIGDLPNRYAPVVHALTFEKAGVEAWLGPNGISFKPYTPRIDVDESDVTDGQIVPKYAYNPGQGKIRLNMPRPSADRVLDTISDPSPSDSVLDYLVGKLEYKRMQNTKRPYLNQAQEVYLNSPPLKEIEATCLQKSDNCLAEHLYANANVNSKVKLTDWLSSIGWEKNSFKVADGSGLSRKNNVTTANMAKLLKWSYDQPTRQIWLDSLARPGVGTLANRLKGTTFFGKTGTLDMVSALSGYVQCKDGSLKIVSVIVNHYGCSAGEAQSCIDRFIENVRG; encoded by the coding sequence ATGATTACCGGCACGCTTGCCGCCTCGATAATCCTGGCACAAAAGGGTTGGGGAGCGGCCTTGGATGACTCCAAGCTCAAGGGGGCGATTGTTGGAGCGGTGGTGATGGACACCAGCGGGAAAGTCCTGTTTGAGCGGAATGGCACCACGAGGCTGATGCCGGCGAGTAACGAGAAGCTGGTCACCTGCGCCTTTGCGCTCAACACCTTTGGTCCGGAAAAAAAGTTCACGACACGATTCATGGTGGGGCCGATGGTAGCCGCAATCTCCGCCGAAGGCGATCCGACCCTGACTCCGGAACGATTAGCACCGATCAGGGAGATGTTTGTCAAAAACAACGTCTACACTGTCGAGCTATGGGAGGCTTACCACCTCTCTCCGCCGGACTCTTGGCAGATCGGGGATCTGCCAAATCGGTACGCACCAGTCGTGCACGCCCTGACTTTTGAGAAGGCGGGAGTGGAGGCATGGCTAGGACCCAACGGGATCAGCTTCAAGCCTTACACACCGCGGATCGACGTAGACGAATCCGATGTGACCGATGGTCAGATAGTGCCGAAATATGCGTACAACCCCGGCCAGGGCAAAATACGGCTGAACATGCCCCGGCCAAGTGCGGACCGAGTACTCGACACGATCTCTGACCCGTCGCCCTCAGACTCCGTTCTGGACTATTTGGTAGGCAAGCTGGAGTACAAACGCATGCAAAACACAAAGCGACCCTACTTGAACCAGGCACAAGAGGTCTACCTCAATAGTCCTCCGCTGAAAGAGATTGAGGCGACGTGCCTCCAGAAAAGCGATAACTGCCTTGCTGAGCATCTCTACGCAAATGCCAACGTGAATTCAAAGGTAAAGCTCACGGATTGGCTGAGCAGCATCGGGTGGGAAAAGAACTCATTCAAAGTCGCCGATGGCTCAGGGCTTAGCCGCAAAAACAACGTCACCACGGCCAACATGGCAAAGCTCTTGAAGTGGAGTTATGACCAGCCAACCCGGCAAATATGGCTGGATTCGTTGGCAAGACCCGGCGTTGGCACGCTTGCCAATCGGCTGAAAGGGACGACTTTTTTTGGAAAAACTGGCACACTTGACATGGTGAGTGCGCTGAGTGGTTATGTACAGTGCAAGGACGGTTCACTTAAGATCGTTTCCGTGATCGTCAACCACTACGGTTGCTCGGCAGGCGAGGCTCAGAGTTGCATTGATAGGTTTATTGAAAATGTTAGGGGATAG
- a CDS encoding DUF5615 family PIN-like protein, with amino-acid sequence MRLLLDQGISVNSMPEFVALGYEVKHANSLGEGAIPDEVILANAIETNAIVVTSDSDFHAMLAHESLATPSVIRIRIEGLRPPDVAAYVHQGVRAAQIRGLESFAMSIAKDRIAMRALPLR; translated from the coding sequence GTGAGGTTGCTTCTTGATCAAGGTATCTCGGTCAACTCTATGCCGGAGTTTGTTGCCCTCGGATATGAAGTCAAACATGCAAACTCTCTGGGTGAAGGTGCGATTCCGGACGAGGTGATCCTCGCCAATGCCATCGAAACAAATGCAATTGTGGTGACCTCTGATAGTGACTTTCACGCGATGCTAGCCCATGAATCTCTCGCTACGCCATCGGTCATTCGGATCAGAATCGAGGGCCTCCGCCCTCCTGACGTGGCGGCGTACGTTCATCAGGGAGTAAGAGCCGCTCAGATTCGAGGTTTAGAGTCGTTTGCGATGTCCATTGCGAAGGATCGCATTGCGATGCGAGCTTTGCCGCTTCGGTGA
- the dnaG gene encoding DNA primase — MNDDRDEIRRRIDLVDLVSQRVRLKRSGKNYTGLCPFHDDKSPSFYVNPALGRYTCFSCGEKGDVFTWTMKTQGLEFREALQLLADQAGVKLTSYSGPAQDKSEREGWLATMQSALIFYRNELNKSSTAKAYCENRDIPQSVIEEWELGYAPDVREALVSQLKRDGHQLAEAERLFLVQGDQQTGYRDKFFSRLMFPIRDDRGDLVGFGGRVLGDGTPKYINSSDTPLYRKSRVLYGFHKARDRMMKERHAVLVEGYLDVIACHRAGVKEAVASLGTSLAEDHAKLLKRFCDKVTILYDADKAGEKAAMRAVEILGEVGLQCRIALMPQGEDPDTLLRQKGAEAVQEAVTKAETPFDFEIRLLESRTGIASDEFWEQIPLVLAKAPTELDLERHILRLAGQHPAIPNSQSAAAALRREVNKHRRAAQKGIKNGELPSAPKIKRSASSLQKAEQILLVIWLEPERRVLIQPLLKETELWQTGTARIVANALEEAGGFDDLPEDIQGILIELDAAIPQQERTDEVIDSLRLAMLDTQIRSVSERLVGNDDPEIYKEWKRLKALKQEIKNRRLGGRGD; from the coding sequence TTGAATGACGATCGCGATGAGATAAGACGACGCATCGACTTGGTCGATCTAGTCTCTCAGCGCGTTCGTCTCAAACGTTCTGGAAAAAACTATACGGGGCTTTGTCCGTTTCACGACGACAAATCCCCGTCTTTTTATGTCAACCCCGCTCTGGGTCGGTACACGTGTTTTTCGTGCGGAGAGAAGGGCGATGTCTTCACCTGGACGATGAAGACTCAGGGTCTTGAGTTCCGCGAAGCTCTGCAATTACTCGCCGATCAAGCCGGGGTCAAGCTCACTTCCTACTCTGGTCCAGCTCAAGATAAATCCGAAAGGGAAGGCTGGCTAGCTACAATGCAGTCGGCTCTCATTTTCTATCGCAACGAGCTGAACAAGTCCTCTACGGCAAAGGCGTACTGCGAAAACCGCGATATTCCCCAATCCGTCATAGAGGAATGGGAACTCGGCTATGCCCCCGACGTGAGGGAAGCCCTCGTCAGCCAACTCAAGAGGGACGGACACCAGCTCGCCGAAGCCGAACGGCTCTTCTTGGTGCAAGGCGACCAGCAGACCGGCTATCGCGATAAGTTCTTCTCCCGTTTGATGTTTCCAATCAGGGACGATAGGGGCGACCTTGTTGGTTTCGGTGGCCGGGTCCTTGGCGATGGCACGCCGAAGTATATCAACAGCTCCGACACTCCGCTCTATCGGAAAAGTCGGGTGCTCTACGGATTCCACAAAGCCCGCGATCGGATGATGAAGGAGCGTCATGCTGTGCTCGTCGAGGGCTATCTCGACGTCATTGCCTGCCACAGAGCCGGAGTTAAAGAGGCCGTCGCCAGCCTCGGAACCTCCCTCGCCGAGGACCACGCAAAGCTCCTCAAACGGTTCTGCGACAAAGTCACAATCCTTTACGACGCCGACAAAGCCGGCGAAAAAGCCGCGATGCGCGCTGTCGAAATCCTTGGCGAAGTCGGACTTCAGTGCCGAATCGCCCTCATGCCCCAAGGCGAAGACCCCGACACGCTTCTAAGGCAAAAAGGAGCTGAGGCGGTTCAGGAAGCAGTGACCAAAGCAGAAACGCCCTTCGACTTTGAAATTCGCCTCCTTGAATCTCGAACCGGCATTGCGAGCGACGAATTCTGGGAGCAGATCCCGCTGGTGCTTGCCAAAGCCCCCACCGAGCTCGACCTCGAGCGCCACATCCTCCGCCTAGCTGGACAGCATCCGGCTATCCCAAACTCCCAGTCCGCCGCCGCTGCCCTGAGGAGGGAAGTCAACAAGCACCGAAGGGCGGCTCAGAAGGGAATCAAGAACGGGGAGCTCCCATCCGCTCCTAAAATCAAACGTTCTGCGAGTTCGCTCCAAAAGGCCGAGCAGATTCTTCTCGTCATTTGGCTCGAGCCCGAACGTAGGGTGCTCATCCAGCCTCTCCTCAAGGAGACGGAGCTTTGGCAAACGGGAACGGCAAGAATTGTCGCAAACGCACTGGAGGAAGCTGGGGGCTTCGATGATCTTCCGGAAGATATTCAAGGAATTCTGATCGAGCTAGATGCGGCCATTCCCCAGCAAGAAAGAACGGATGAAGTCATCGATTCGCTTCGTTTAGCGATGCTAGACACGCAAATTCGCTCAGTTTCAGAACGTTTAGTCGGTAACGACGATCCTGAGATCTACAAGGAGTGGAAGCGACTAAAGGCCCTCAAACAGGAAATCAAGAACCGGCGGCTGGGTGGTCGGGGCGACTAA
- the murJ gene encoding murein biosynthesis integral membrane protein MurJ, whose amino-acid sequence MSEIPASPVEESPGSGVGRAGTIMVASLLLSRVLGLVRDSVISGYYGRSEFTDAYNLAFQIPDILFMLVSGGALSSAFIPVFSEYWHTDRRQEAWKVFSTVLTIMSTVVLLFISVCFVLAVPLTKLVAAGKLTMNPELIPLIARMSQILLPAQFAFFIGGLMMGTLYARKVFSIPGLGPNIYNIGIIFGASVIGHFFGKGVEGICWGATIGAILGNLVVPFVVIRRMGMEFTPSFDTSHEGVRKVFRLMLPVILGLSLPSVFSMIIRYFGSFYPDGTNSTLDYANKLMQAPLGIFGQSLALAVFPVFTQFFTQGRMDLFRKQLDSTMRTVMYLTVPASVLMAMLAPQIVSAFFRHGAFKIEDVPPVALCLRFFCIGIWAWCLHPVIMRAFYSIQDTKTPVIIGTVTTGIFVLIILALRGSMGYLALPLAGSIAPMIMVLMMAVVLTPRIGGIDIKGLAVTLGKAFVGSLSVVAVGLVVANSSLGSLEQGKVPTLLITLGAFLISMWGYYFITKALGMPESAYVERAMGKISRKLEAGSRK is encoded by the coding sequence ATGAGTGAAATCCCAGCGTCACCAGTCGAAGAGTCTCCGGGTTCCGGAGTCGGGCGGGCGGGGACGATTATGGTGGCTTCGCTGCTGCTCAGCCGGGTTCTAGGGTTGGTGCGAGATTCGGTGATTAGCGGCTACTATGGGCGATCTGAATTCACCGATGCCTACAACCTAGCCTTCCAAATTCCGGACATCCTTTTCATGCTCGTCAGTGGTGGCGCGCTCAGTTCGGCGTTTATTCCGGTGTTTAGCGAGTACTGGCACACGGACCGGCGGCAGGAAGCCTGGAAGGTGTTCAGCACGGTGTTGACGATTATGTCAACTGTGGTTCTGCTGTTCATTTCGGTCTGTTTCGTTCTTGCGGTGCCGCTCACTAAGTTGGTGGCAGCCGGGAAGCTGACGATGAATCCGGAGTTGATTCCGCTCATTGCCAGGATGAGTCAGATTCTGCTTCCAGCGCAGTTTGCGTTCTTCATCGGTGGGCTAATGATGGGGACGTTGTACGCTCGTAAGGTCTTTTCAATACCGGGGCTAGGGCCAAACATTTACAACATCGGCATCATTTTTGGTGCCTCCGTGATTGGTCACTTCTTCGGAAAGGGAGTCGAGGGGATTTGTTGGGGCGCGACCATCGGGGCAATTTTGGGGAACCTGGTGGTTCCGTTTGTTGTGATTCGCCGGATGGGGATGGAGTTCACGCCCTCTTTTGATACATCCCATGAAGGCGTTCGGAAGGTTTTCCGGCTGATGCTTCCGGTTATCTTGGGGCTCTCGCTTCCGAGCGTCTTTAGCATGATTATCCGATACTTCGGCTCTTTTTATCCGGACGGAACCAACTCGACCTTGGACTACGCGAATAAGCTCATGCAGGCACCACTGGGGATCTTTGGTCAGTCGCTTGCCTTGGCGGTCTTTCCCGTTTTCACTCAGTTCTTTACTCAAGGGCGGATGGACTTGTTCCGGAAGCAGCTTGATTCAACGATGAGAACAGTCATGTATCTCACAGTTCCGGCGAGCGTGCTGATGGCGATGCTCGCCCCGCAGATTGTGTCGGCGTTTTTCAGGCATGGCGCTTTTAAGATTGAGGATGTGCCGCCGGTTGCTCTCTGCCTTCGCTTCTTCTGCATCGGAATCTGGGCTTGGTGTTTGCATCCCGTCATCATGCGGGCGTTCTACTCGATTCAGGATACAAAGACTCCGGTGATCATCGGGACGGTGACCACTGGCATTTTCGTGTTGATCATCCTCGCTCTGAGGGGCTCGATGGGTTATCTCGCTCTGCCGCTAGCGGGTTCGATTGCTCCGATGATCATGGTTTTGATGATGGCGGTCGTTCTGACCCCGCGTATCGGGGGGATTGACATTAAGGGGCTGGCGGTGACGCTTGGGAAGGCGTTTGTTGGTTCACTCTCGGTTGTGGCGGTCGGATTGGTGGTGGCGAATAGCTCGCTTGGTTCGTTGGAGCAGGGCAAAGTTCCGACGTTGCTGATCACGCTCGGCGCGTTCCTGATCTCGATGTGGGGCTACTATTTCATCACCAAGGCTTTGGGGATGCCTGAGTCGGCTTACGTTGAGCGGGCGATGGGAAAGATTAGTCGGAAGTTGGAAGCCGGAAGTCGGAAGTAG
- the trxA gene encoding thioredoxin: MAADLAINTAAEFQEKVLNSDVPVLVDFWAPWCGPCKMIGPSVEELATEYAGKAKVFKVDVDVNGEVAQNYGIMSIPALLVFKGGKVVDKQVGAAPKAALAGLIDRAL; this comes from the coding sequence ATGGCAGCAGACCTCGCAATCAACACCGCAGCTGAGTTCCAGGAGAAGGTCCTGAACTCCGACGTTCCCGTCCTCGTGGACTTCTGGGCTCCGTGGTGCGGGCCATGCAAGATGATCGGACCTTCGGTCGAAGAGCTTGCAACCGAGTACGCCGGAAAGGCCAAGGTCTTCAAGGTTGACGTTGATGTGAACGGCGAAGTCGCCCAGAACTACGGCATCATGAGCATCCCTGCTCTTCTCGTTTTCAAGGGCGGAAAGGTTGTTGACAAGCAAGTCGGTGCGGCTCCAAAAGCAGCCCTCGCTGGTTTGATCGATCGAGCTCTCTAA
- a CDS encoding class II aldolase/adducin family protein yields MPDESRLRIEICEYAALLWARGLIGGIEGNLSVRLEENLFICTPSGLAKGHLKPSQLVLIDSNGNQQGSQSGRMGFRDQGVASPALKASSEIKMHLGIYAARPDVSAVVHAHPPFATSYAYAETPLDLSSSPEGLFIVGQPALLPYATPGTEEVPASFLPFLPNHNAFLLARHGATTVGSSLEEAFNRMETLERLAQVMYQARALRD; encoded by the coding sequence GTGCCCGACGAAAGCCGCTTGAGAATCGAAATCTGCGAATATGCCGCCCTGCTCTGGGCTCGCGGTCTAATCGGCGGGATCGAAGGCAATCTCTCGGTAAGGCTTGAAGAAAACCTCTTCATCTGCACTCCCTCAGGCCTCGCCAAAGGGCATTTGAAACCAAGTCAGTTAGTCCTGATTGACTCCAACGGTAATCAGCAGGGTTCACAATCGGGACGCATGGGCTTTCGCGACCAAGGCGTAGCAAGTCCGGCGCTTAAGGCAAGCTCCGAAATCAAAATGCATCTCGGAATTTATGCGGCTCGCCCCGATGTCTCGGCTGTCGTCCACGCGCATCCACCGTTCGCTACGAGCTACGCATACGCTGAAACCCCGCTGGACCTTAGCAGTAGCCCAGAGGGATTGTTCATCGTCGGACAGCCGGCCCTGCTGCCCTACGCAACTCCCGGAACGGAGGAAGTCCCCGCCAGCTTCCTTCCGTTCTTGCCAAATCACAACGCGTTCCTCCTCGCTCGCCACGGCGCCACAACCGTCGGTTCAAGCCTAGAGGAAGCCTTCAACCGCATGGAAACCCTCGAACGCCTCGCTCAGGTGATGTACCAGGCAAGAGCCTTGAGAGACTGA
- the hisS gene encoding histidine--tRNA ligase: MRIQAPRGTEDVVPAKAALWQEIESAYHHIAALYGYREIRTPVFEDVQLFKRTAGETSDIVDKEMYEFRDKGDREIALKPEGTAPAIRAVLEHNLCPTGTHLRLWYATACYRYGRPGAGRLRELHQLGAELLGSSSADADAEVIELAIRFFDSLGIKDVPVKVNSIGRNECRSKFRDVILDHVKAYLKDADELTRGKIEKNPLGMLDSKDPKQKEALQGLPSILEFLEDDSKQRFDSLQSLLSEAQVPYTVAPEIVRGLDYYTETVFEYEHPALPGLSVFGGGRYDNLVSQLGGQSTPCVGYGIGMERLLAVLEKLEHETKQPAPLAFVVQASESAGPQARAIARGGRASGIAISLDLDRRSLKSQMRQADGSGAIYALIIGDDELAQNKASVKNLETSEQQLVAFDQVVEFLCENSSR; encoded by the coding sequence ATGCGGATTCAAGCACCACGAGGTACCGAAGACGTCGTCCCAGCAAAGGCGGCGCTATGGCAAGAAATCGAATCGGCATACCATCACATAGCCGCCCTGTACGGCTATCGCGAAATCCGGACTCCCGTATTCGAAGACGTCCAACTCTTCAAACGGACCGCAGGTGAAACAAGCGACATTGTGGACAAGGAGATGTATGAGTTTAGGGACAAGGGAGATCGCGAGATCGCCCTAAAACCTGAAGGAACCGCACCCGCAATTCGAGCCGTTCTGGAGCACAACCTCTGTCCAACCGGAACCCACCTTCGGCTCTGGTACGCCACCGCTTGCTATCGCTACGGCCGCCCCGGAGCGGGCCGTCTTAGAGAACTCCACCAACTTGGGGCGGAGCTACTTGGATCCAGCTCTGCGGATGCCGATGCTGAAGTGATCGAACTTGCGATCCGCTTCTTTGACTCACTCGGGATCAAGGATGTACCTGTCAAGGTCAACTCGATCGGCCGCAATGAGTGCCGATCCAAGTTTCGCGACGTGATTCTGGATCACGTCAAGGCTTACTTAAAAGACGCCGACGAGCTCACAAGAGGGAAGATCGAAAAGAACCCGCTCGGAATGCTGGACTCAAAAGACCCCAAGCAGAAGGAAGCTCTTCAGGGCCTTCCCAGCATCCTGGAGTTTCTGGAAGACGACTCAAAGCAAAGGTTCGACTCGCTTCAGTCGCTCCTCTCGGAAGCTCAAGTGCCGTACACAGTCGCTCCCGAAATCGTTCGAGGGCTGGACTACTACACCGAAACCGTGTTCGAGTACGAGCACCCTGCTCTGCCCGGACTGAGCGTTTTTGGAGGAGGTCGGTACGACAATCTAGTTTCCCAGTTGGGTGGTCAATCGACTCCGTGTGTGGGGTACGGAATCGGAATGGAGCGTCTGCTAGCCGTTCTAGAGAAGTTAGAACACGAAACAAAGCAGCCCGCGCCGCTTGCGTTCGTCGTTCAAGCCTCCGAAAGCGCAGGACCGCAAGCAAGAGCAATCGCACGTGGCGGTCGGGCGAGCGGAATTGCCATCAGCCTTGACCTGGACCGCCGCAGCCTCAAGAGCCAAATGCGGCAAGCCGATGGTTCCGGAGCAATCTACGCTCTCATCATCGGCGACGACGAACTCGCGCAAAACAAGGCTTCCGTGAAAAACCTGGAGACCAGTGAGCAGCAACTGGTAGCCTTCGACCAAGTGGTCGAGTTCTTATGCGAAAACTCCTCGCGTTAA
- a CDS encoding sigma-70 family RNA polymerase sigma factor — translation MERQKPVLLDEEGESVPLFGQHPDEFEDSVHTWFRRIGRIALLKGDQELELAQHAADGCVDCKQLLIESNLRLVVSVAKRFVGRGLSLQDLIQEGNMGLIRAVEKFDSERGFRFSTYATWWIRQAISRAICDHGRTIRVPVHTLEAVNRMMKVAGQLQQELGRDATLGELSNKLNITPERLSDFQRATVNTISLDAPVGDSEDLGLGDFVQNKEEETPMETAFKSIVRDQIESVLDTLTEREKGVIMLRFGLVDGNPRTLEDVARHFNVTRERIRQIEQKSLKKLKHPSRIKPLRELLDDSAHCA, via the coding sequence TTGGAACGTCAAAAACCGGTTTTGCTGGACGAAGAGGGCGAATCCGTTCCGCTGTTCGGACAGCACCCTGATGAGTTTGAAGATTCTGTGCACACCTGGTTTCGGCGCATCGGTCGGATCGCGCTCCTTAAAGGAGATCAGGAACTCGAACTCGCCCAGCACGCAGCGGACGGTTGTGTCGACTGCAAACAGCTGCTGATTGAATCGAATCTCCGCTTGGTAGTTAGCGTTGCAAAGCGATTCGTCGGCCGGGGTCTCTCGCTCCAGGACCTGATTCAAGAAGGCAACATGGGGCTGATCAGGGCAGTTGAGAAATTTGACTCCGAACGAGGCTTCCGGTTCAGCACCTATGCAACCTGGTGGATACGACAAGCGATTTCGCGAGCGATATGCGATCACGGTCGAACCATCCGAGTTCCGGTCCATACTCTCGAAGCCGTAAACCGAATGATGAAGGTTGCCGGACAACTCCAGCAAGAGTTGGGCCGGGATGCTACTCTCGGTGAGTTGAGCAACAAACTCAACATCACTCCCGAGCGTCTGAGTGACTTTCAGCGAGCTACTGTCAACACGATCTCACTCGATGCGCCGGTTGGAGACAGCGAGGACCTCGGCCTGGGTGACTTCGTTCAAAACAAAGAAGAAGAAACCCCGATGGAAACCGCGTTCAAGAGCATTGTGAGGGATCAAATCGAATCTGTCCTGGATACTCTTACGGAGCGAGAAAAGGGAGTGATTATGCTCCGTTTCGGGCTCGTCGATGGTAACCCCAGAACCCTGGAAGACGTCGCCAGGCACTTCAATGTGACTCGGGAGCGAATCCGCCAGATTGAGCAAAAATCGCTCAAAAAACTGAAGCATCCCTCTCGGATTAAGCCTCTCCGGGAATTGTTGGACGATTCGGCACACTGCGCATAG
- a CDS encoding peroxiredoxin-like family protein codes for MRAPYAIVNLDSGESVNLDSLYADRPLALVFMRHYGCIFCREQLASLREFKDDNIVLVGMGDQKDTVEFKKRMEVPQTIISDPTKGLFQQFGLRRASFGQFVNRRVVNRGINALRAGHREGLPNADPMQLAGVFILNQDGEVVFEHRSSDSSDNLLGPQIAAELRARS; via the coding sequence GTGCGCGCGCCGTATGCCATCGTCAATCTCGATTCTGGCGAATCGGTTAACCTAGATTCTCTCTACGCGGATCGTCCGCTTGCACTTGTCTTTATGCGCCATTACGGCTGCATTTTTTGTCGAGAGCAACTCGCAAGCCTTCGGGAGTTTAAGGACGATAACATCGTTCTTGTAGGGATGGGCGACCAGAAAGATACAGTCGAGTTCAAGAAACGTATGGAAGTCCCGCAGACCATCATCTCAGATCCCACCAAGGGACTGTTCCAACAATTCGGCCTCCGTCGAGCCTCCTTTGGACAGTTTGTTAATCGTCGTGTGGTCAACAGAGGCATCAATGCCCTAAGGGCTGGTCATCGTGAAGGATTGCCAAACGCTGACCCGATGCAGCTCGCCGGCGTCTTCATCTTGAATCAGGATGGCGAGGTTGTTTTCGAACATCGCTCTTCAGATTCTTCGGATAACCTGCTCGGTCCTCAGATCGCGGCTGAATTGCGCGCCCGTTCATAA
- a CDS encoding DUF5658 family protein: MTVAFPTKSVFLLMSIGLIDLVSTAVLHSQGKIVELNPLMRVFITQSEWLFAFVKGLTIGIAWATMAWYAKQNKDFVNKACTVGSAMYVLIWCTWFFGAA, from the coding sequence ATGACAGTCGCGTTCCCGACCAAGAGCGTATTTCTCCTGATGAGCATCGGTTTGATTGATTTGGTTTCAACCGCCGTTCTTCACTCACAGGGAAAGATCGTTGAGCTAAACCCGCTCATGCGGGTGTTCATTACGCAGTCTGAATGGCTGTTTGCCTTCGTGAAGGGTCTTACGATCGGTATTGCTTGGGCGACCATGGCTTGGTACGCCAAGCAGAACAAGGATTTTGTGAACAAAGCTTGCACCGTGGGTTCGGCGATGTATGTGCTGATCTGGTGTACTTGGTTCTTTGGGGCGGCTTAG